The following proteins come from a genomic window of Streptomyces sp. Sge12:
- a CDS encoding FadR/GntR family transcriptional regulator, producing the protein MTDTASEGDAIARLNPVLRQVRAGNGFEEALEQILQVVRLGLVPGGERLPPERELAERMGISRVTLREVLKVLQDQGLVEARRGRYGGTFVLPRPDTPAGGAEEELRRRVAGVDIEDALRFREVLEVGAAGLCASHGLTGEGSERLLAALAATHDAPLADYRRQDTLFHLTLCELAGSATLTAQYAAVRATVNDLLDCIPLLVRNLEHSQQQHSTLVAAVLDGDAAGARETMREHCCGTAALLRGFLA; encoded by the coding sequence ATGACCGATACGGCGAGTGAAGGCGACGCCATCGCGCGTCTGAATCCCGTGCTGCGCCAGGTACGGGCGGGCAACGGTTTCGAGGAAGCGCTGGAGCAGATCCTCCAGGTGGTCCGGCTGGGTCTGGTGCCGGGCGGCGAGCGCCTTCCGCCGGAGCGGGAGCTGGCGGAACGGATGGGGATCAGCCGGGTCACCCTGCGCGAGGTGCTGAAGGTGCTCCAGGACCAGGGCCTGGTGGAGGCCCGCCGCGGGCGGTACGGCGGAACGTTTGTGCTGCCCCGGCCCGACACCCCGGCGGGCGGCGCCGAGGAGGAGCTGCGCCGGCGCGTCGCGGGCGTGGACATCGAGGACGCCCTGCGGTTCCGCGAGGTGCTGGAGGTGGGGGCGGCCGGACTGTGCGCCTCCCACGGGCTGACCGGGGAGGGCTCCGAGCGACTGCTCGCCGCCCTGGCCGCCACCCACGACGCCCCGCTGGCCGACTACCGCCGCCAGGACACCCTCTTCCACCTCACCCTGTGCGAGCTGGCCGGATCCGCCACCCTGACGGCCCAGTACGCGGCCGTCCGGGCCACCGTGAACGACCTGCTGGACTGCATCCCGCTGCTCGTGCGGAACCTGGAGCACTCCCAGCAGCAGCACAGCACCCTGGTGGCGGCGGTGCTGGACGGCGACGCGGCCGGGGCGCGCGAGACCATGCGCGAGCACTGCTGCGGCACGGCGGCACTGCTCCGCGGCTTCCTGGCCTGA
- the eat gene encoding ethanolamine permease has protein sequence MADDIEARLTAVPAPTKSPDGGDGPDEYLARRTLRRGSAGWLLLTGLGVAYVVSGDFSGWNVGLDKGGFGGLAIATVLMGAMYACLVFSLAELSTILPTAGGGYGFARRALGPWGGFLTGTAILIEYILAPAAIVIFIGDYVESLGLFGLTSSWPVYLGCFVVFIGVHLWGVGEALRFSLVVTAIAVAALLIFAVGALTEFDASGLNNIPVDADAFGSNSWLPLGLLGIWAAFPFGMWFFLGVEGVPLAAEEAKDPVRSMPKALSISMGILALLALITFFAATGAQGADAVKAAGNPLVVALEGDGGPTALSRFVNYAGLAGLVASFFSLIYAGSRQLFALSRAGYLPRFLSLTSKRKAPYLGLIIPGAIGFALAAATGDGARMLNIAVFGATISYALMALSHIVLRRREPDLERPYRTPGGILTSSVAFALALSALVATFLVDKDAAFIALAVYAVALAYFAIYSRHHLVASAPEEEFAALAEAEAELSRD, from the coding sequence ATGGCCGACGACATCGAGGCACGGCTCACCGCCGTACCCGCACCCACCAAGTCCCCCGACGGCGGGGACGGCCCCGACGAATACCTCGCGCGCCGGACGCTGCGCCGCGGCAGCGCCGGCTGGCTGCTCCTCACCGGACTCGGCGTGGCCTACGTCGTCTCCGGGGACTTCTCCGGCTGGAACGTCGGCCTCGACAAGGGCGGCTTCGGCGGTCTCGCGATCGCCACCGTCCTGATGGGCGCGATGTACGCCTGTCTGGTCTTCTCGCTCGCCGAGCTGTCCACCATCCTGCCGACGGCCGGCGGCGGCTACGGCTTCGCCCGCCGCGCGCTCGGCCCCTGGGGCGGCTTCCTCACCGGCACCGCCATCCTCATCGAATACATCCTGGCCCCGGCCGCGATCGTCATCTTCATCGGCGACTACGTCGAGTCCCTCGGCCTCTTCGGCCTCACCTCCAGCTGGCCGGTCTACCTCGGCTGCTTCGTCGTCTTCATCGGGGTCCACCTCTGGGGCGTCGGCGAGGCGCTGCGCTTCAGCCTCGTCGTGACCGCGATCGCCGTCGCCGCGCTGCTGATCTTCGCGGTGGGGGCCCTCACCGAGTTCGACGCGTCCGGCCTCAACAACATCCCGGTCGACGCCGACGCCTTCGGCTCGAACTCCTGGCTGCCGCTGGGCCTGCTGGGCATCTGGGCCGCGTTCCCCTTCGGAATGTGGTTCTTCCTCGGCGTCGAGGGCGTACCGCTGGCGGCCGAGGAGGCCAAGGACCCGGTCCGCTCGATGCCGAAGGCCCTCTCCATCTCCATGGGCATCCTCGCCCTGCTCGCCCTGATCACCTTCTTCGCCGCGACCGGCGCCCAGGGCGCCGACGCCGTCAAGGCCGCCGGCAACCCGCTGGTCGTGGCCCTGGAGGGGGACGGCGGTCCGACCGCCCTGAGCCGCTTCGTGAACTACGCGGGCCTGGCCGGCCTGGTCGCCTCCTTCTTCTCCCTCATCTATGCGGGATCGCGCCAGCTCTTCGCCCTCTCCCGGGCCGGCTACCTGCCCCGCTTCCTCTCGCTCACCTCGAAGCGCAAGGCCCCGTACCTGGGTCTGATCATCCCCGGCGCGATCGGCTTCGCCCTGGCCGCGGCCACCGGCGACGGGGCCCGCATGCTCAACATCGCGGTGTTCGGCGCCACCATCTCCTACGCCCTGATGGCGCTCTCGCACATCGTGCTGCGCCGCCGGGAGCCGGACCTGGAGCGTCCGTACCGCACCCCGGGCGGGATCCTGACCTCCTCGGTGGCCTTCGCACTCGCCCTGTCGGCCCTGGTCGCCACCTTCCTGGTGGACAAGGACGCCGCGTTCATCGCGCTCGCCGTGTACGCCGTCGCCCTGGCCTACTTCGCGATCTACAGTCGGCACCACCTGGTGGCCTCGGCCCCGGAGGAGGAGTTCGCGGCTCTGGCGGAAGCCGAGGCGGAACTGAGCCGTGACTGA
- a CDS encoding glutamine synthetase family protein — MVDRKPPLAPEELRSLVASGEIDTVVLAFPDMQGRLQGKRFAAQFFLDEVLEHGTEGCNYLLAVDTDMNTVDGYEMSSWDRGYGDFAMHPDLATLRRIPWNPGSAFLLADLAWNDGSPVVAAPRQILRRQLERLAEAGYTAMVGTELEFMVFQDTYEQAWNSGYRGLTPANQYNIDYSVLGTGRIEPLLRRIRNEMQAAGLIVESAKGECNLGQHEIAFRYDEALTTCDQHSVYKTGAKEIASQEGVSLTFMAKFDEREGNSCHIHLSLADADGRNAMAGDGPGGMSPVMRHFLAGQLAALRDFSLLYAPNINSYKRFRPGSFAPTAVAWGVDNRTCALRVVGHGRSMRFENRLPGGDVNPYLAVSGLVAAGLYGIENRLELPEACGGNAYTAEYAHVPATLREAAELWENSEIAKAAFGPEVVAHYRNMARVELDAYDSAVTDWELRRSFERL, encoded by the coding sequence GTGGTAGACCGCAAGCCGCCGCTCGCGCCCGAGGAGCTCCGCTCCCTCGTCGCCAGTGGTGAGATCGACACAGTGGTCCTGGCCTTCCCCGACATGCAGGGGCGGCTCCAGGGCAAGCGGTTCGCCGCACAGTTCTTCCTCGACGAGGTCCTCGAGCACGGTACCGAGGGCTGCAACTACCTCCTCGCCGTCGATACCGACATGAACACCGTCGACGGCTACGAGATGTCCTCCTGGGACCGGGGCTACGGCGACTTCGCCATGCACCCCGACCTCGCCACCCTGCGCCGGATCCCCTGGAACCCCGGCAGCGCCTTCCTCCTCGCCGACCTCGCCTGGAACGACGGCTCGCCCGTGGTCGCCGCACCCCGGCAGATCCTGCGCCGCCAGCTGGAGCGCCTCGCCGAGGCCGGGTACACCGCGATGGTCGGCACCGAGCTGGAGTTCATGGTCTTCCAGGACACCTACGAGCAGGCCTGGAACTCCGGCTACCGCGGCCTGACCCCCGCCAACCAGTACAACATCGACTACTCCGTCCTCGGGACCGGCCGCATCGAACCCCTGCTGCGCCGGATCCGCAACGAGATGCAGGCCGCGGGCCTGATCGTCGAGTCGGCCAAGGGGGAGTGCAACCTCGGCCAGCACGAGATCGCCTTCCGCTACGACGAGGCGCTCACCACCTGCGACCAGCACTCCGTCTACAAGACCGGAGCCAAGGAGATCGCCTCCCAGGAAGGCGTCTCGCTCACCTTCATGGCCAAGTTCGACGAGCGCGAGGGCAACTCCTGTCACATTCACCTCTCGCTGGCCGACGCGGACGGACGCAACGCGATGGCCGGTGACGGGCCGGGCGGAATGTCACCGGTGATGCGACACTTCCTGGCCGGTCAGCTGGCCGCGCTGCGCGACTTCTCCCTTCTCTACGCCCCCAACATCAATTCGTACAAGCGTTTCCGGCCGGGATCCTTCGCCCCGACCGCCGTCGCCTGGGGCGTGGACAACCGGACCTGCGCCCTGCGGGTCGTCGGCCACGGCCGCTCCATGCGCTTCGAGAACCGCCTCCCCGGCGGCGACGTCAACCCGTACCTCGCCGTCTCCGGCCTCGTCGCCGCCGGGCTCTACGGCATCGAGAACCGCCTGGAACTCCCCGAGGCCTGCGGCGGGAACGCCTACACCGCCGAATACGCCCACGTCCCCGCCACCCTGCGCGAGGCCGCCGAGCTCTGGGAGAACAGCGAGATCGCCAAGGCCGCCTTCGGCCCCGAAGTGGTCGCGCACTACCGGAACATGGCCCGCGTGGAACTCGACGCGTACGACTCCGCGGTCACCGACTGGGAGCTGCGCCGCTCCTTCGAACGCCTGTAG
- a CDS encoding gamma-glutamyl-gamma-aminobutyrate hydrolase family protein, protein MPRPLIGITTYVEDSTRYGVWDLPTSLVPTGYYELVQAAGGAAVLLPPDEPASAAEVLSRVDGLVVAGGPDVDPAHYGAARDSRTGSPATVRDHWELALIAAALEADLPVLGICRGMQALNVALGGTLVQHIDGHFETPGAMSWHPVRPVPGTRYADLVPEEAQVPTYHHQAVDRLGRGLVVSAHAVDGTVEAIELPDPQRWVLGVQWHPERDKDTRVMSALIEAASVRTAVPVG, encoded by the coding sequence GTGCCCAGGCCGCTCATCGGCATCACCACCTATGTCGAGGATTCCACCCGCTACGGGGTGTGGGACCTCCCGACATCCCTCGTACCGACCGGGTACTACGAACTCGTCCAGGCGGCGGGCGGCGCGGCCGTGCTGCTCCCGCCGGACGAACCCGCGTCGGCGGCGGAGGTGCTGAGCCGGGTGGACGGCTTGGTCGTCGCGGGCGGCCCGGACGTGGACCCGGCGCACTACGGGGCCGCGCGCGACTCCCGTACGGGTTCCCCCGCCACGGTCCGCGACCACTGGGAACTGGCCCTGATCGCGGCCGCCCTGGAGGCGGACCTGCCCGTCCTCGGCATCTGCCGGGGCATGCAGGCCCTCAACGTGGCCCTGGGCGGCACGCTCGTCCAGCACATCGACGGCCACTTCGAGACCCCCGGCGCCATGTCCTGGCATCCGGTCCGCCCGGTCCCCGGCACCCGGTACGCGGACCTGGTCCCGGAGGAGGCGCAGGTCCCGACCTACCACCACCAGGCCGTCGACCGGCTCGGCCGCGGCCTGGTCGTCTCGGCCCACGCCGTGGACGGCACGGTGGAGGCGATCGAACTGCCCGATCCGCAGCGGTGGGTGCTGGGCGTCCAGTGGCACCCGGAGCGGGACAAGGACACGCGGGTGATGTCCGCCCTGATCGAGGCGGCCTCCGTCCGCACCGCGGTACCGGTGGGCTGA